The proteins below are encoded in one region of Dioscorea cayenensis subsp. rotundata cultivar TDr96_F1 chromosome 18, TDr96_F1_v2_PseudoChromosome.rev07_lg8_w22 25.fasta, whole genome shotgun sequence:
- the LOC120282699 gene encoding uncharacterized protein LOC120282699 gives MDKCHSLPTTAVLVHGLQNLTIERSNSMYSLDIRTCNMVTCIYGTTLPNDSSCASCCTWAIADPSSFLIHGPTYLQNNQKVRADWLLSDKREDDLGGRSGSIVQEVVANFFHC, from the exons ATG GATAAGTGTCATTCTTTACCAACAACTGCCGTGCTTGTGCATGGACTTCAGAACCTTACTA TTGAAAGGAGTAACAGCATGTATTCACTAGACATAAGAACATGCAACATGGTGACATGCATATATGGAACTACTCTTCCAAATGATTCAAGCTGTGCTTCATGTTGCACTTGGGCCATTGCTGATCCTTCGTCATTTTTGATCCATGGTCCAACTTATTTGCAAAACAATCAGAAG GTGCGCGCTGATTGGTTATTGTCTGATAAGCGGGAAGATGATCTTGGTGGTCGATCGGGGAGCATAGTTCAG GAGGTGGTAGcgaatttttttcattgttaa